One window from the genome of Maridesulfovibrio ferrireducens encodes:
- a CDS encoding molybdopterin-binding protein, whose amino-acid sequence MKTINVQDAIGTVLCHDITRIVPGDNKGPAFRRGHVVCKDDIPTLLDIGKEHLYVFDPEDGYVHEDDAALRIAKAAAGPGIELSLPTEGKINLTAAYDGLIDIDTDTLFKLNSVKDVIFGTIHSNQLVKKGRGLAGTRVIPLVVPEEIVAEAEQVLRANSPLIQVRPLKTCKVGVITTGSEVFNGRIKDKFGPVVNKKFEGYGSTILGQTFVSDQQEMTVQAIHDFIKQGADFIVLTGGMSVDPDDQTPSSIRAAGAEVITYGAPTFPGAMFMLAKIGDIPVVGLPGCVMYYKASIFDLIIPRILAGKEVSRDDIVALGHGGYCEGCKECRYPVCGFGK is encoded by the coding sequence CAGTTCTCTGCCATGATATAACCCGCATTGTTCCCGGAGATAACAAAGGACCGGCTTTCCGCAGAGGGCATGTCGTCTGCAAAGATGATATTCCCACCCTTCTGGATATCGGCAAGGAGCACCTTTATGTATTTGATCCCGAAGACGGTTATGTGCATGAAGATGACGCAGCTCTGCGCATAGCAAAAGCTGCCGCAGGTCCGGGTATTGAACTCAGCTTACCCACTGAAGGAAAAATCAACCTCACCGCCGCATATGACGGACTCATCGATATAGACACCGACACTCTGTTCAAACTGAACTCTGTAAAAGATGTCATCTTCGGCACCATACATAGCAACCAGCTGGTAAAAAAAGGCCGAGGCCTTGCCGGAACGCGGGTTATTCCTTTAGTCGTTCCCGAAGAAATTGTTGCTGAAGCGGAACAGGTGTTGCGTGCAAATTCGCCGCTGATTCAGGTACGCCCCCTCAAAACCTGTAAAGTCGGTGTTATTACAACGGGGAGCGAAGTCTTCAACGGACGTATCAAAGACAAATTTGGTCCGGTTGTGAACAAGAAATTTGAAGGGTACGGCAGCACAATTCTCGGACAAACCTTTGTTTCCGATCAGCAGGAAATGACAGTACAGGCTATCCACGACTTTATTAAACAAGGCGCTGATTTCATAGTACTCACCGGAGGCATGTCAGTTGACCCGGACGACCAGACCCCGTCATCCATCCGCGCCGCCGGAGCTGAAGTTATAACTTACGGAGCTCCGACCTTCCCCGGTGCCATGTTCATGCTCGCTAAAATCGGAGACATCCCTGTAGTAGGACTGCCCGGTTGCGTCATGTACTATAAAGCCAGCATCTTCGATCTGATAATCCCCCGCATTCTGGCGGGAAAAGAAGTGTCCCGCGATGACATCGTAGCACTGGGACACGGCGGATATTGCGAAGGGTGTAAGGAATGCCGTTATCCGGTTTGCGGATTCGGAAA